The following proteins are co-located in the candidate division Zixibacteria bacterium HGW-Zixibacteria-1 genome:
- the fba gene encoding fructose-1,6-bisphosphate aldolase, class II, giving the protein MPLISLIEMYKPANKQRYAIGQFNVNNMEFVQAVMEAAQELKSPAILAASTSALKYGGYDYLIDLVKTGARLVSVPIALHLDHGENIEDAEKCINAGFTSVMIDASHEDFEENIRITKEVVKMAHPKNIAVEAELGRLGGIEDGINVDERDAFLTDPKQAMEFVERTMCDALAVAVGTSHGAYKFKAEAKLAFERIEEIKKKTGIPLVLHGASGVSPALVEKAQKYGAELPGAKGVPDEAYKEAIKLGINKINIDTDLRLGWLGTVRELLATNKKNIDPRKVLGPARDTVKEIIKEKMMLFGSAGKG; this is encoded by the coding sequence ATGCCGCTGATATCACTAATAGAGATGTATAAGCCTGCCAATAAGCAGAGATATGCCATCGGGCAGTTTAATGTCAATAATATGGAATTTGTCCAGGCGGTTATGGAAGCCGCCCAGGAGTTGAAATCGCCCGCAATTCTGGCCGCATCCACGTCGGCGCTGAAATACGGCGGGTATGATTATCTGATTGACCTTGTAAAAACCGGCGCCAGGCTGGTGTCGGTTCCGATTGCGCTGCACCTTGATCACGGCGAGAATATCGAGGATGCCGAAAAGTGTATCAATGCCGGTTTTACATCCGTAATGATTGACGCTTCACATGAAGATTTCGAAGAGAATATCCGCATCACCAAAGAAGTCGTAAAAATGGCGCATCCCAAAAACATCGCGGTCGAAGCGGAACTGGGACGGCTGGGCGGTATCGAAGACGGCATCAACGTCGATGAACGCGACGCTTTTCTGACCGATCCGAAACAGGCTATGGAGTTTGTCGAGAGAACGATGTGCGATGCTCTGGCGGTGGCGGTCGGGACTAGTCACGGCGCTTATAAGTTCAAAGCCGAAGCCAAACTGGCTTTTGAGCGGATCGAAGAGATCAAGAAGAAAACCGGTATCCCCCTGGTTCTGCACGGCGCTAGCGGTGTCAGCCCGGCCCTGGTCGAAAAGGCTCAGAAATACGGCGCGGAACTGCCCGGCGCCAAAGGTGTTCCCGACGAGGCATACAAGGAAGCGATCAAGCTCGGTATAAACAAGATAAATATCGACACCGATCTTCGCCTCGGCTGGCTGGGAACGGTCAGGGAACTGCTGGCGACCAATAAGAAAAATATCGACCCGAGAAAAGTTCTCGGCCCCGCGCGCGACACTGTTAAGGAAATCATTAAGGAAAAAATGATGCTGTTCGGTTCGGCGGGTAAAGGTTGA